One part of the Candidatus Aquiluna sp. UB-MaderosW2red genome encodes these proteins:
- a CDS encoding acetolactate synthase large subunit has product MPAEILTGAQGIIRSLELLGVTDIFGLPGGAILPTYDPLMDSKIIRHILVRHEQGAGHAAEGYAAASGRLGVCLATSGPGATNLVTAIMDAQMDSVPMLAITGQVNSHAIGTDAFQEADIVGITMPITKHSFLVTKPEDIPAVMAAAYELATTGRPGPVLVDVPKDVQNGKFEFSWPPKIDLAGYKPVTVPHGKQIQAAAELILASEKPMLYIGGGVIRAGASPELARLQELINAPVTTTLMARGAFPDSHPAHLGMPGMHGTVPAVTGLQKADLLITLGARFDDRVTGDVKSFAPGAKVIHVDIDPAEIGKVRHADVPIVGDAKVVIGMLITELTKQMAGKKPDYSSWWEYVNGLKERYPLGYTDENDGKLAPQYVIERIGAISGPEAIFASGVGQHQMWSAQFIKYERPNSWLNSGGAGTMGYSVPAAMGAKVAQPDRVVWAIDGDGCFQMTNQELATCTINNIPIKVAIINNSSLGMVRQWQTLFYDKRYSNTDLHTGTDTQMVPDFVKLAEAYGCLAIRVEREEEVDAAIKLAIETNDRPVVIDFIVGRDAMVWPMVAAGVSNDAVQYARDARPVWEGDE; this is encoded by the coding sequence ATGCCTGCTGAAATACTCACCGGGGCCCAAGGAATCATCAGATCCCTTGAGCTACTGGGTGTGACCGATATTTTCGGTCTCCCCGGTGGTGCCATCTTGCCAACCTATGACCCCCTAATGGATTCCAAAATAATCCGTCACATCCTGGTTCGTCACGAGCAGGGTGCTGGTCACGCTGCTGAAGGCTATGCCGCAGCTAGCGGCCGGCTCGGGGTTTGCCTTGCAACTAGCGGGCCGGGGGCCACGAACCTTGTGACCGCCATCATGGATGCCCAAATGGATTCGGTTCCAATGCTTGCAATTACCGGTCAGGTGAACTCTCACGCAATTGGTACCGATGCCTTCCAAGAGGCGGACATCGTTGGTATCACAATGCCCATTACCAAGCACAGTTTTTTAGTCACTAAGCCTGAAGACATTCCAGCGGTTATGGCCGCGGCTTACGAGCTTGCGACTACTGGACGGCCGGGCCCGGTTTTGGTTGATGTTCCAAAGGACGTTCAAAACGGCAAGTTCGAATTTAGCTGGCCACCCAAGATCGATCTAGCAGGCTATAAGCCGGTGACTGTCCCGCACGGCAAGCAAATACAGGCAGCGGCCGAGCTCATTCTTGCAAGCGAAAAACCCATGCTCTACATTGGCGGCGGAGTGATTCGGGCAGGCGCATCTCCTGAGTTGGCAAGATTGCAAGAATTGATTAATGCCCCTGTGACCACCACATTGATGGCTCGCGGGGCATTCCCAGATTCTCATCCGGCACACCTAGGCATGCCGGGTATGCACGGAACCGTGCCAGCGGTTACCGGTTTGCAAAAGGCGGATTTACTAATCACTTTGGGTGCACGTTTCGATGATCGAGTAACCGGAGATGTGAAAAGCTTCGCTCCCGGGGCCAAAGTGATCCACGTAGATATTGATCCCGCGGAGATTGGCAAGGTTCGCCACGCTGATGTTCCAATCGTGGGTGACGCCAAGGTGGTTATCGGCATGCTCATCACCGAGCTCACCAAGCAAATGGCAGGTAAAAAGCCCGATTACTCTTCCTGGTGGGAGTATGTCAATGGGCTCAAGGAGCGCTACCCACTTGGCTACACCGACGAGAACGATGGCAAACTAGCGCCACAGTATGTGATTGAGAGAATCGGCGCGATTTCGGGCCCCGAGGCCATATTTGCCTCAGGTGTTGGCCAGCACCAAATGTGGTCGGCACAGTTCATTAAATACGAACGGCCAAACTCTTGGTTGAATTCGGGAGGCGCCGGCACCATGGGTTACTCGGTGCCAGCGGCAATGGGTGCCAAGGTTGCGCAGCCCGATCGGGTAGTTTGGGCAATCGACGGTGATGGCTGTTTCCAGATGACCAACCAGGAGCTTGCCACCTGCACCATCAACAACATACCCATCAAGGTCGCAATCATCAATAACTCTTCTTTGGGCATGGTTCGGCAGTGGCAAACGCTGTTTTACGATAAGCGCTACTCAAACACCGACCTACACACCGGCACCGACACCCAGATGGTGCCGGACTTTGTGAAGCTCGCAGAGGCTTACGGATGTTTGGCAATTAGGGTGGAGCGCGAAGAAGAAGTTGACGCTGCAATCAAGCTCGCCATCGAAACAAACGATCGACCGGTAGTGATTGATTTCATTGTTGGTCGCGATGCGATGGTCTGGCCGATGGTGGCAGCCGGTGTTTCAAACGATGCGGTGCAATATGCTCGAGATGCTAGGCCGGTATGGGAAGGGGATGAGTAA
- a CDS encoding SprT-like domain-containing protein yields MQERVIELAAKLFQQHGIVNYSFGFDRAIRRAGVCNYRDKRITLSKHLVLTGDLHQIEQVLLHEIAHALCGEGAGHGAIWKNKATELGYLHQRIDGNQIARESARYLGVCPGGHEHFRSRKPTSLLSCKHCAPKFSRRHLIDWSLR; encoded by the coding sequence ATGCAAGAACGGGTTATTGAGCTGGCAGCTAAGTTATTCCAGCAGCACGGGATTGTGAACTACTCATTCGGCTTTGATCGAGCAATCAGGCGTGCGGGAGTTTGTAACTACCGTGATAAGCGAATCACTTTGAGTAAGCATCTGGTACTAACCGGCGACTTGCATCAAATCGAACAGGTTTTACTGCACGAGATAGCCCACGCGCTTTGCGGCGAAGGGGCCGGTCACGGCGCTATCTGGAAGAACAAAGCAACCGAGCTGGGCTATTTGCACCAGAGAATTGATGGTAATCAAATTGCCCGCGAGAGTGCGAGGTACCTAGGGGTTTGTCCGGGTGGCCACGAACACTTTAGGTCTCGGAAGCCAACCAGCTTGCTATCTTGCAAGCACTGTGCGCCTAAATTCTCTAGGCGCCACCTGATTGATTGGTCGCTGCGCTAG
- a CDS encoding phytoene/squalene synthase family protein gives MEPQDTTKVPTGLNLYNIAAHRAAKEVIYAYSTSFGLATRLLDKKLRPSVENIYALVRVADEIVDGSAHQAAELAPELDPEEELNKFEQETYRAMQLGYSTNLIIHAFALTAREVGIQKDIVEPFFYSMRQDLNQKAHTQESFDTYVYGSAEVVGLMCLAVFVHGKNYSLDEKQKLVKGARALGSAFQKVNFLRDLEADFKSLERSYFPDVNISSFDEETKMRLVEDIEKDLKVSAASLGLLPSSAKRAVTAAQLLFQELNQKIGTTSAQDLINTRISVNNFKKLMLLFRAIMGAKP, from the coding sequence GTGGAACCACAAGACACGACCAAAGTCCCAACCGGACTCAATCTTTATAACATCGCCGCTCACAGGGCCGCAAAAGAGGTTATTTACGCCTACTCGACATCGTTTGGTTTGGCCACCAGGCTGCTGGATAAAAAACTCCGCCCCTCGGTCGAAAACATCTACGCGCTTGTGAGAGTGGCCGATGAGATAGTTGATGGCTCAGCCCATCAGGCAGCCGAGTTAGCACCAGAATTAGACCCGGAAGAAGAACTAAATAAGTTTGAACAAGAGACCTATCGAGCCATGCAGCTCGGCTACAGCACCAATTTGATTATTCACGCCTTCGCCCTAACCGCCAGGGAAGTTGGAATCCAAAAAGATATTGTGGAGCCCTTTTTCTACTCCATGCGACAGGACCTAAACCAAAAGGCCCACACCCAAGAGTCCTTCGATACCTACGTCTACGGCTCAGCCGAAGTGGTGGGGCTAATGTGTCTCGCGGTGTTTGTGCATGGCAAAAACTATTCGCTGGATGAAAAACAAAAGCTAGTCAAAGGTGCCAGAGCCCTTGGAAGTGCATTTCAAAAGGTGAACTTTCTTAGAGACCTCGAAGCCGATTTCAAAAGTCTTGAGCGAAGCTATTTTCCCGATGTGAACATAAGTAGCTTTGATGAGGAAACCAAGATGCGCTTGGTTGAAGATATCGAGAAGGACCTAAAGGTTTCGGCCGCCTCCCTCGGGCTTTTGCCGAGTTCAGCCAAAAGGGCCGTCACCGCAGCTCAGCTTTTATTCCAAGAACTAAATCAGAAAATTGGAACAACTAGCGCCCAAGATTTGATTAACACTCGTATCAGCGTGAATAACTTCAAAAAACTCATGCTACTTTTCAGAGCAATTATGGGAGCTAAGCCTTGA
- the bcp gene encoding thioredoxin-dependent thiol peroxidase translates to MSEFKLVAGAAAPTFSLLNQDEKEISLSETGDRVIVYFYPAASTPGCTTQACELRDNINALKAKGFSVLGISPDKPAKLKKFKDKENLNFELLSDPENLIAQAYGAFGKKSMYGKEYVGIIRSTFVVQEGKISHAFYNVKAKGHIDLLQAELGL, encoded by the coding sequence ATGAGTGAATTCAAGCTAGTGGCTGGCGCAGCCGCCCCCACTTTTTCCCTACTAAACCAAGACGAGAAAGAGATCTCTCTTTCAGAAACGGGTGACAGGGTAATCGTCTATTTCTATCCGGCAGCCTCCACCCCCGGCTGCACAACCCAGGCCTGTGAGCTCCGGGACAACATAAACGCCCTCAAGGCAAAAGGCTTCAGCGTGTTGGGCATCTCCCCTGATAAGCCAGCCAAGCTCAAAAAGTTTAAGGATAAAGAAAACCTAAATTTTGAGTTATTAAGCGACCCCGAGAACCTCATCGCTCAGGCCTATGGCGCTTTTGGTAAAAAGAGTATGTATGGCAAAGAATATGTGGGCATAATTCGCTCCACTTTTGTGGTGCAAGAAGGCAAAATTAGCCACGCTTTTTATAACGTCAAAGCCAAGGGTCATATCGATTTGCTGCAAGCCGAGTTGGGCCTCTAA
- a CDS encoding MalY/PatB family protein has protein sequence MHVAEMDFPVAKPISDLIISLATNSDLGYLGPLPELAPAFEAYALDKWGWQIDPKGISMATDVGVAAVEIIRAVSSPGDRVLVNSPVYPNFYSWIQEAQCEVVDVPLNLVAERWQLDIPGIEKAFESGVKIFLICSPQNPVGRVHSAQELTQIADLAKAHGVLVISDEIHAPLAWVPFTPFLSVSDAARETGVVITSTSKSWNTAGLKAAFIATQSETVRKKLAGMPEAMLWRSSLIGGLAMVVSYKDCGGWIEETVSTLQENLDHLRHELASMLPKAKVADMDATYLAWIDLAAYHVERPMQFLLAEAKVALNPGEDFAPQDQYSSFIRFNFATSKPRITEAVRRMAAALEGVH, from the coding sequence ATGCACGTGGCAGAGATGGACTTCCCCGTTGCAAAACCGATAAGTGACCTAATCATCTCCTTGGCCACTAACTCCGACCTTGGTTATCTTGGCCCGCTACCCGAGCTCGCGCCGGCATTTGAGGCATATGCTTTGGATAAGTGGGGCTGGCAGATCGACCCCAAGGGAATCTCGATGGCCACCGACGTCGGGGTCGCCGCGGTAGAGATAATTCGAGCGGTTTCTAGCCCAGGCGACCGAGTTTTGGTAAATTCACCGGTCTACCCAAATTTTTACTCTTGGATCCAAGAGGCTCAGTGCGAAGTTGTGGATGTACCCCTGAATCTAGTAGCAGAGCGCTGGCAGTTGGATATTCCAGGGATTGAAAAGGCCTTTGAATCAGGTGTCAAAATATTTCTAATCTGCAGTCCGCAGAATCCGGTTGGTCGAGTGCATTCGGCGCAAGAATTGACTCAGATAGCCGATCTGGCAAAGGCTCACGGGGTGCTAGTAATCTCTGACGAGATTCACGCCCCACTGGCTTGGGTTCCTTTCACCCCCTTCCTTTCCGTCTCGGATGCCGCGCGTGAGACGGGCGTGGTTATCACATCGACTTCCAAATCTTGGAATACCGCAGGGCTCAAGGCGGCGTTTATCGCCACCCAGAGCGAGACCGTTCGCAAAAAACTCGCGGGCATGCCCGAAGCAATGCTCTGGAGAAGCTCATTAATCGGCGGGCTTGCAATGGTGGTGTCCTATAAAGATTGCGGCGGGTGGATTGAGGAAACCGTTTCGACTCTGCAAGAGAACCTCGACCACCTTCGTCACGAGCTAGCTAGCATGCTACCCAAAGCGAAAGTGGCTGATATGGATGCCACTTATTTGGCTTGGATCGACCTGGCTGCTTATCACGTTGAGCGCCCCATGCAGTTTTTATTAGCAGAGGCTAAGGTTGCGCTGAATCCAGGGGAGGATTTTGCGCCACAGGATCAATACTCTTCTTTTATTAGGTTTAATTTCGCCACCTCAAAGCCCAGAATCACCGAGGCCGTTAGAAGAATGGCGGCGGCGCTCGAGGGTGTTCACTAA
- a CDS encoding lycopene cyclase domain-containing protein, protein MIYLLLNTVVLSLGAGYAFLMRRWLPVKPVIYAGVVMLTLTAIFDNLIIGTGIVAYDQEKISGIMIGLAPIEDFAYTVLALVLIPSLFNLFRTKL, encoded by the coding sequence GTGATTTATTTATTGCTCAACACCGTAGTTCTATCCCTGGGAGCGGGCTATGCGTTTTTAATGCGCAGATGGTTGCCAGTGAAGCCAGTCATATACGCAGGTGTCGTGATGCTTACCCTCACCGCAATCTTTGACAATCTGATCATCGGCACCGGCATAGTTGCCTATGACCAAGAAAAAATCTCCGGCATCATGATTGGTCTTGCCCCCATAGAAGATTTCGCCTATACGGTTCTGGCACTTGTGCTGATCCCATCCCTGTTTAATTTGTTTCGGACCAAATTGTGA
- the crtI gene encoding phytoene desaturase family protein, with the protein MTQKTAVVIGGGIAGLASAALLAKAGMKVQLFEAKDVLGGRAYSWEKDGFRFDMGPSWYLMPDAFEQFFNLMGTTADKELDLERLSPAYQTRNEGKNDRLIMSENLPEIKELFDSIEPGSSVKLQQYLDSAEETYELSIKHFLYTNFRDVRSFVHPDVLKKLAKFLKLLTMSLYDYSGKYVKDDRLKKMLNFPSVFLGASPYNTPSMYHLMTHVDMNQGVYYPQGGIHTVIQAIERLAKKHGVEIHTSSPVTKILSENGKAVGIQVGPAEYLADVVVASADLHHVETKLLEPKEQTFPQKFWDKKIPGPSAMLIYLGVKGKLPQLDHHTLLYTEDWDTNFAEVFHKADGMRKVPSPASLYICMPSKTDKTVAPEGFENVFVLVPIAPDPSIGRGGIERSGDEQFELEADKIIQQISDWCEIPDLAERIVVRRTVGPQNFEEELNAWSGTALGMAHTLTQSAFFRPANFSKKLKNLFYTGHNTIPGIGLPMCLIGAELVYKHLIDDKSSGPTVGELTEVTNWKGLR; encoded by the coding sequence TTGACTCAAAAAACAGCGGTAGTAATCGGTGGCGGCATCGCAGGCCTTGCAAGCGCGGCCCTGTTGGCAAAAGCCGGTATGAAGGTGCAGCTCTTTGAGGCCAAGGATGTGCTTGGCGGCAGGGCTTACAGCTGGGAAAAAGACGGCTTCAGATTCGACATGGGACCCAGCTGGTATCTCATGCCGGATGCCTTTGAGCAGTTTTTCAACCTGATGGGAACCACGGCTGATAAGGAACTGGACCTCGAGCGCCTGTCCCCCGCCTACCAGACCCGGAACGAGGGTAAAAACGATCGCCTGATCATGAGCGAGAACCTGCCAGAAATCAAAGAGTTGTTCGATTCAATCGAGCCTGGCAGCTCGGTGAAACTGCAGCAATATCTTGACAGTGCGGAAGAAACCTACGAGCTTTCTATTAAGCACTTTTTGTACACCAACTTTCGAGATGTCAGAAGCTTTGTGCACCCAGATGTGCTGAAGAAGCTTGCTAAGTTCCTGAAACTACTCACAATGTCTCTTTATGACTATTCAGGTAAGTATGTAAAAGACGACCGACTAAAAAAGATGCTGAACTTTCCATCCGTGTTTCTAGGAGCCTCCCCATACAACACCCCGAGCATGTACCACCTAATGACCCACGTGGATATGAATCAGGGTGTTTATTACCCGCAGGGTGGCATACACACTGTGATTCAGGCGATCGAGCGGCTTGCTAAAAAGCACGGCGTCGAAATCCACACCTCTTCGCCAGTCACCAAAATCCTGAGTGAAAACGGCAAAGCCGTTGGCATTCAGGTCGGCCCAGCCGAGTATCTGGCCGACGTAGTGGTTGCGAGCGCCGATCTGCACCACGTGGAAACCAAGCTGCTCGAACCCAAAGAGCAGACTTTCCCGCAGAAATTCTGGGATAAAAAGATTCCTGGCCCCTCAGCGATGCTGATCTATTTGGGTGTCAAGGGCAAGCTTCCGCAGCTAGATCACCACACGCTTTTATACACCGAGGATTGGGATACCAACTTCGCAGAGGTATTCCACAAAGCAGACGGCATGCGCAAGGTGCCCTCTCCTGCCTCGCTGTATATTTGCATGCCGTCAAAGACCGATAAGACCGTTGCCCCCGAAGGTTTTGAGAATGTCTTCGTGCTGGTCCCAATCGCCCCGGACCCCTCTATCGGTAGAGGTGGCATCGAGCGCTCAGGTGATGAGCAATTCGAGCTTGAGGCTGACAAAATCATCCAGCAAATATCTGACTGGTGCGAAATCCCAGATCTTGCCGAGCGCATCGTTGTCAGAAGAACCGTAGGCCCGCAGAATTTTGAAGAGGAACTCAACGCCTGGAGCGGCACCGCCTTGGGGATGGCGCACACTCTGACTCAGAGTGCATTTTTTAGACCAGCGAATTTCTCAAAGAAACTCAAAAACCTCTTCTACACCGGACACAACACCATCCCCGGCATTGGCCTGCCGATGTGCCTAATCGGTGCGGAGCTCGTGTATAAGCATCTAATCGATGACAAGAGCTCCGGCCCGACAGTTGGCGAACTGACCGAGGTAACCAACTGGAAGGGTCTTAGGTGA
- a CDS encoding LysE/ArgO family amino acid transporter yields the protein MEIIPLLESRESRRAFMLAAITGLLTGLSLILAIGAQNAFVLRQGLRREHVLWVVMFCSLSDAVLIFLGIAGLGALISSVPIALEVIRYAGAAYLIWFGAMALKRAMKPKALDPASNTPATLKKTILATAAITFLNPHVYLDTVILLGGLGNQFGNERWAFGLGAAIGSAVWFVVLGYGAKLANRFVSRPSFWRVLDSVIAVVMFGIAILLLTFQF from the coding sequence TTGGAAATAATTCCTCTTCTAGAATCAAGGGAATCTCGAAGGGCCTTCATGCTGGCAGCTATTACCGGTTTACTGACCGGGCTTTCGCTAATTCTGGCCATTGGGGCTCAGAACGCTTTTGTGCTTAGGCAGGGGCTTCGGCGCGAGCATGTCTTATGGGTGGTGATGTTTTGCTCACTCAGTGACGCGGTCCTGATATTCTTAGGCATTGCTGGCCTTGGAGCTTTGATTAGCTCGGTTCCGATAGCCCTAGAGGTGATTCGATATGCTGGCGCCGCTTATTTGATTTGGTTTGGTGCGATGGCCCTAAAAAGGGCGATGAAGCCCAAAGCGCTAGATCCCGCGTCGAACACTCCCGCAACGCTCAAAAAGACCATTTTGGCCACCGCTGCCATCACCTTTTTGAATCCTCACGTTTATCTAGACACCGTGATATTGCTTGGGGGATTGGGTAATCAATTTGGCAATGAGCGCTGGGCATTTGGGCTTGGCGCTGCAATTGGAAGCGCGGTCTGGTTTGTTGTTTTGGGCTATGGCGCTAAGTTGGCGAATCGATTCGTATCCAGGCCAAGCTTTTGGCGTGTCTTGGATTCTGTGATTGCAGTTGTGATGTTTGGCATTGCCATTTTGTTATTGACATTCCAGTTCTAA
- the ilvD gene encoding dihydroxy-acid dehydratase: MTNPMKPRSYLVTDGIERAPARGMLRAVGMGDDDWVKPQIGIASSWNELSPCNLSLDRLAKAVKVGVKDANGFPMQFGTISISDGISMGHEGMHFSLVSREVIADSVETVMQAERLDGSVLLAGCDKSLPGMLMAAARLDLASVFLYAGTIAPGWVKLTDGTEKQVTIIDAFEAVGACNAGIMSLEDLDRIERAICPGEGACGGMYTANTLASIGEALGMSLPGSAAPPAADRRRDIWAQRSGEAVVNLISKGITARMIMTKKAFENAIAVLMAFGGSTNAVLHLLAIAREAEVDLKLSDFNRIADKVPQLGDLKPFGQYVMNDVDRVGGVPVLMKALLDAGLLHGDVLTVTGKTMAENLADISPPDPDGKIIRAIDNPMNARGGINILHGSFAPDGAVVKTAGFTLAGFEGPAKVYDRENGALEALANGEIMPGDAVVIRYEGPKGGPGMREMLAFTAAVKGAGLGGDVLLLTDGRFSGGTTGLCIGHISPEATEGGPISLVRDGDLIRVDIATRSLDLLVDDEELARRRIDWQPLPPRYTSGVLAKFTKLVHSASEGAYCG, from the coding sequence ATGACAAATCCCATGAAACCCCGCTCTTACCTTGTTACCGATGGCATCGAACGTGCACCAGCCAGAGGCATGCTTCGAGCAGTGGGGATGGGCGATGACGACTGGGTTAAGCCGCAAATTGGGATTGCATCCTCTTGGAACGAACTCTCTCCTTGCAATTTGTCTCTCGATCGACTCGCCAAAGCCGTAAAGGTTGGGGTTAAGGACGCTAACGGATTTCCAATGCAGTTTGGAACGATTTCGATTTCAGATGGTATTTCCATGGGTCACGAGGGCATGCACTTTTCTCTGGTTTCCAGAGAGGTCATTGCGGATTCGGTTGAGACCGTGATGCAGGCGGAGCGCCTGGATGGCTCGGTATTGCTAGCAGGCTGCGATAAGTCACTGCCGGGTATGTTGATGGCGGCAGCCAGGCTTGATTTGGCTTCAGTATTTTTGTATGCCGGCACAATTGCCCCGGGTTGGGTAAAACTGACCGATGGAACGGAAAAGCAGGTCACAATTATCGATGCTTTTGAGGCGGTTGGGGCCTGCAATGCTGGGATCATGAGCCTTGAGGACCTAGACCGGATCGAGCGCGCAATTTGTCCCGGTGAGGGCGCCTGTGGCGGAATGTATACCGCTAATACTCTTGCGTCAATCGGAGAAGCTCTTGGAATGAGCCTCCCTGGTTCAGCAGCCCCACCCGCAGCAGATCGTCGGCGCGACATTTGGGCGCAGCGCTCCGGTGAGGCTGTCGTTAATTTGATTTCTAAGGGCATCACCGCCCGCATGATCATGACCAAGAAGGCTTTTGAGAACGCGATTGCGGTTTTGATGGCTTTCGGCGGTTCCACCAATGCCGTGTTGCACCTTCTGGCAATCGCTCGCGAGGCCGAAGTGGACCTTAAACTTTCAGACTTTAACCGGATTGCCGACAAAGTTCCGCAATTGGGAGACCTGAAGCCATTTGGTCAGTATGTGATGAACGATGTGGACCGTGTCGGCGGCGTTCCGGTTTTGATGAAGGCACTTTTAGATGCCGGTCTCTTGCACGGCGACGTGCTGACCGTAACCGGAAAAACGATGGCCGAGAATTTAGCCGATATTTCTCCACCGGACCCGGATGGCAAGATTATTCGCGCAATTGATAACCCGATGAACGCTCGTGGCGGAATTAACATCCTGCACGGCTCCTTTGCTCCAGATGGTGCCGTTGTGAAGACCGCGGGCTTCACTCTTGCTGGGTTCGAGGGCCCAGCGAAGGTCTACGACAGGGAAAATGGCGCCTTGGAAGCTCTCGCCAACGGCGAAATTATGCCCGGAGATGCGGTCGTTATTCGCTATGAGGGACCAAAGGGTGGCCCGGGGATGCGCGAGATGCTTGCCTTCACTGCAGCTGTTAAAGGTGCAGGACTAGGTGGCGATGTCTTATTATTAACGGACGGAAGATTCTCAGGCGGCACAACCGGCCTTTGCATCGGACACATTTCTCCAGAGGCCACCGAAGGTGGGCCGATTTCTCTGGTTCGCGATGGAGACTTAATACGAGTCGACATCGCCACTCGTTCGCTTGACTTACTCGTCGACGATGAAGAGTTGGCTCGCCGCCGGATCGACTGGCAGCCACTACCGCCGCGCTACACCAGCGGTGTGCTCGCAAAGTTTACGAAATTAGTGCATTCAGCCTCAGAGGGCGCATACTGCGGTTAG
- a CDS encoding lycopene cyclase domain-containing protein has product MSFEIASFGYLAALLISIAGLGAIDHRQKLALFVHTKATVLSVSIGVVVFLIWDLLGIALGIFFRGNAPHLSGILLAPELPIEELFFLILLCYNTLLAYCFFARRLAK; this is encoded by the coding sequence GTGAGTTTTGAGATAGCCAGCTTTGGCTATCTTGCGGCTCTACTAATTTCCATAGCCGGACTTGGCGCGATCGATCATAGACAGAAGCTTGCGCTTTTTGTCCACACCAAAGCCACCGTTTTATCGGTCAGTATCGGCGTGGTGGTTTTTCTAATCTGGGATCTACTTGGGATAGCACTGGGAATCTTTTTCCGAGGCAATGCTCCACACCTAAGCGGCATCCTCTTGGCGCCAGAACTACCGATTGAAGAGTTGTTCTTTTTGATTCTGCTTTGCTACAACACCCTTCTGGCATACTGCTTTTTCGCAAGGAGGCTTGCCAAGTGA
- a CDS encoding prenyltransferase, whose translation MILKKLFISSRPISWINTAFPFAVAYYLGTAEFDLVFFLGTFFFLIPYNLLMYGVNDVYDYESDLRNPRKGGIEGGLLDPKYHLATLYWAYLLALPFVIALTALKPSAWLVLWFTIFMVIAYSHKASRFKEIPVLDSITSSLHFVGPLVTGLFMSGADISAQGQSATLIAFFLWGMASHAFGAVQDVKADREAGIHSIATKFGARITTRLALVGYLLAGISALTLPDRFAFATLAAIPYLVVVGREFFITDETCETAHRGWRVFIWLNFFAGALVSALLIGPS comes from the coding sequence GTGATTCTGAAAAAGCTCTTTATTTCCTCGAGGCCCATCTCCTGGATCAACACCGCCTTCCCGTTCGCGGTGGCGTATTACCTCGGAACCGCAGAGTTCGACCTGGTGTTTTTTCTCGGTACCTTCTTTTTTCTAATCCCTTACAACCTTTTGATGTATGGGGTGAACGATGTCTACGATTACGAATCCGATTTGCGCAACCCCCGCAAAGGCGGCATCGAGGGTGGGCTACTAGACCCCAAGTATCACTTGGCAACTCTTTATTGGGCCTACTTACTCGCCCTCCCTTTTGTGATAGCTCTCACGGCCCTAAAACCGAGCGCTTGGCTAGTGCTTTGGTTCACAATTTTCATGGTGATTGCCTATAGCCATAAGGCCTCCAGGTTCAAAGAGATACCGGTGTTGGATTCGATTACCTCTAGCCTGCACTTTGTTGGACCGCTGGTTACTGGCCTTTTCATGAGTGGGGCAGACATTAGTGCCCAGGGCCAAAGCGCAACCCTGATTGCCTTTTTCCTTTGGGGTATGGCCTCCCATGCCTTCGGGGCCGTTCAAGACGTGAAAGCAGATCGCGAAGCTGGCATCCACTCAATTGCCACCAAGTTTGGCGCCAGAATCACAACCAGATTGGCCCTAGTGGGTTACCTATTAGCGGGAATCTCGGCCCTAACCCTGCCCGATAGGTTCGCATTTGCCACCCTGGCGGCAATCCCATATCTTGTGGTGGTAGGCCGCGAGTTTTTCATCACCGATGAAACTTGCGAAACAGCCCACCGCGGTTGGCGTGTTTTTATTTGGCTCAACTTTTTCGCAGGCGCCCTGGTGAGTGCATTACTTATAGGTCCAAGCTAA